A genomic stretch from uncultured Cohaesibacter sp. includes:
- a CDS encoding acyltransferase family protein, translated as MTNRDPNTKQHVDWVDLTKGLTILLVVVMHSINGVEKYLGSEGWMHPVLTYATPFRMPVFFAVAGLFAARAIVKEWPVFLDKKFFHFGYFYFLWMTIEFIFKTPFFVQQFGAHETGLYYLLSFVQPFGPLWFIYLLPFYFLALRLMRPLPILLQFAIAIACKFTLTATGIELIDFFSKYYVFFLAGHFGRDIWFALAHSAREQKLASVVGLAIWAVANGLVVWFGYDEIVPVAIIMGVLGFMAVIDFMGILTEFAPGRGLAKVFRYLGRHSLPIYLGFFLPMGVTRILVLKFGNGDPGLSALIVSMAAVIGAILMYEVVMRLKIGTFLYARPQWAKLNKESKQPEQITVAAE; from the coding sequence TTGACAAATCGGGATCCAAACACAAAGCAACATGTAGACTGGGTTGATTTGACCAAAGGGTTGACGATCCTTCTGGTTGTGGTCATGCATTCCATCAATGGTGTTGAAAAATATCTGGGGAGCGAAGGCTGGATGCACCCGGTATTGACCTATGCGACACCATTTCGGATGCCTGTCTTTTTCGCCGTTGCCGGGCTTTTTGCTGCCCGCGCCATCGTCAAGGAATGGCCTGTTTTTCTGGATAAGAAATTCTTCCATTTCGGCTATTTCTATTTCCTCTGGATGACCATCGAGTTCATTTTCAAGACGCCTTTCTTCGTGCAGCAATTTGGTGCCCATGAAACGGGCCTCTATTATCTGCTGTCTTTCGTGCAGCCATTTGGCCCGCTGTGGTTCATCTATTTGCTGCCCTTCTATTTTCTTGCCTTGCGCCTGATGCGCCCGCTTCCGATTCTCTTGCAGTTTGCCATCGCGATTGCCTGCAAATTCACGCTGACGGCAACCGGCATTGAACTGATCGATTTCTTCTCGAAATATTATGTCTTCTTTCTTGCTGGTCACTTCGGGCGGGATATCTGGTTTGCGCTTGCGCATTCCGCACGTGAGCAAAAGCTGGCGTCTGTGGTCGGGCTTGCTATCTGGGCGGTTGCAAACGGGCTCGTCGTCTGGTTCGGCTATGACGAGATCGTGCCTGTGGCGATTATCATGGGCGTGCTTGGCTTCATGGCGGTTATCGACTTCATGGGCATCCTTACCGAGTTCGCTCCCGGTCGGGGGCTGGCAAAGGTCTTCCGCTATCTTGGCCGCCATTCCCTGCCGATCTATCTGGGCTTCTTCCTGCCCATGGGCGTGACGCGCATTCTGGTGCTGAAATTCGGTAATGGTGATCCCGGGCTTTCGGCTCTGATTGTATCCATGGCCGCAGTGATCGGGGCGATCCTCATGTATGAAGTGGTCATGCGTTTGAAAATCGGCACCTTCCTCTATGCGCGCCCCCAGTGGGCAAAACTCAACAAAGAGAGCAAACAGCCCGAACAGATTACGGTTGCTGCCGAATAG
- the polA gene encoding DNA polymerase I → MSEKPHLFLIDGSSYIFRAYHALPPLTRKSDGLPVGAVSGFCNMLWKLIADGEKGIVGVKPTHVAVIFDAKGDTFRNAIYDQYKAQRPPAPEDLVPQFGLIREAVRAFNIACIELEGYEADDIIATYSEQALAEGADVTIIGSDKDLMQLVRPGVMMVDTMKNKRIGEEEVADKFGVSPDMVVEVQALAGDSVDNVPGVPGIGIKTAAQLINEYGDLETLLEKADGIKQKKRRENLIEFADQARISKELVYLKRDVPLPLGIDALACCDLEGAKLVSFLKALEFTTLTRRVAEATETEAAEVEPVSLEVAGWEAADPAAASDGADAEDGEKIPGPLDLAAKMASDIGALPIDNQSYETVRSMEELQVWLDEAKRIGHVAVDTETDSLDAMQANLVGVSLATEPGKACYIPLAHVSGEGDMFGGGLVEGQIPLKDAVTALKSMLEDPSILKIGQNLKYDTLLLSRYDIEIAPFDDTLLLSYALDAGKHGHGMDELSELWLGHKPISFKEVAGSGKSQITFDKVDLEKATPYAAEDADVTLRLWMILKPRLAADGMTGVYERLERPLLPVLRRMEKRGVSVDRQILSHLSGTFAQGMAGLEEEIHALAGSPFNIGSPKQLGDILFGEMGLPGGKKTKTGAWSTSASVLDDLAAEGHELPRKVVEWRQLSKLKSTYTDALPHFINPETKRVHTSYSLAATSTGRLASSDPNLQNIPVRTEAGRKIRTAFVAESGNKLISADYSQIELRVLAHMADIPQLKKAFEEGLDIHAMTASEMFHVPLDEMDAATRRRAKAINFGIIYGISAFGLANQLSISRGEAKTYIDTYFERFPGIRDYMEATKKAAREQGYVETIFGRKIHYPEINSKNPNMRNFQERAAINAPIQGSAADILRRAMVRMEDALSDASLSARMLLQVHDELIFEVPEGEVDDTIKVVRTIMENAPMPALQLSVPLKVDAEAADNWDEAH, encoded by the coding sequence ATGTCCGAAAAACCGCATCTCTTTTTGATTGACGGATCTTCCTATATTTTTCGAGCCTATCACGCCCTGCCGCCGTTAACGCGCAAGAGCGATGGATTGCCTGTGGGCGCGGTTTCCGGCTTCTGCAACATGCTCTGGAAGCTGATCGCCGATGGCGAGAAGGGTATTGTTGGTGTTAAGCCCACCCATGTTGCCGTGATCTTCGATGCCAAGGGCGATACCTTCCGCAACGCGATCTATGATCAATACAAGGCCCAGCGCCCGCCTGCGCCGGAAGATCTGGTTCCCCAATTCGGCCTCATCCGCGAAGCCGTGCGCGCTTTCAACATCGCTTGCATTGAGCTGGAAGGTTATGAGGCGGATGACATCATCGCCACCTATTCCGAGCAGGCGCTCGCTGAAGGGGCTGATGTGACCATCATCGGGTCTGATAAGGACCTGATGCAGCTCGTGCGTCCCGGTGTGATGATGGTCGACACCATGAAGAATAAGCGCATTGGAGAAGAAGAGGTTGCCGATAAATTTGGCGTTTCTCCCGACATGGTGGTTGAAGTGCAGGCGCTTGCGGGCGATTCGGTCGACAATGTGCCCGGCGTGCCCGGTATTGGCATCAAAACCGCCGCCCAGCTGATCAATGAATATGGTGATCTGGAAACCCTGCTGGAAAAAGCCGACGGCATCAAGCAGAAGAAGCGCCGCGAGAATCTGATCGAGTTTGCTGATCAGGCTCGTATTTCCAAAGAGTTGGTCTATCTCAAGCGCGATGTACCGTTGCCGCTTGGCATTGATGCGCTGGCCTGCTGTGATCTGGAAGGGGCAAAGCTGGTCTCCTTCCTCAAGGCGCTGGAATTCACCACACTCACGCGCCGTGTCGCCGAGGCAACCGAAACCGAGGCTGCTGAAGTGGAGCCGGTGAGCCTTGAGGTTGCCGGATGGGAAGCCGCCGATCCGGCCGCAGCCAGCGATGGGGCAGACGCCGAAGATGGTGAAAAGATCCCCGGTCCGCTGGATCTTGCTGCCAAGATGGCCTCCGATATTGGCGCGCTCCCGATCGACAATCAGAGCTATGAGACGGTGCGCTCCATGGAGGAGCTGCAAGTGTGGCTTGATGAAGCCAAGCGCATTGGCCATGTGGCGGTGGACACCGAAACCGATAGCCTTGACGCCATGCAGGCCAATCTGGTCGGCGTGTCGCTGGCAACCGAACCGGGCAAGGCTTGCTATATTCCGCTTGCCCATGTCTCAGGCGAAGGGGATATGTTTGGCGGTGGGCTGGTGGAAGGCCAGATCCCTCTCAAGGACGCGGTTACGGCGCTTAAAAGCATGCTGGAAGATCCCTCTATTCTGAAGATCGGTCAGAATCTTAAATATGACACGCTGCTGCTCTCGCGCTATGACATCGAGATTGCGCCATTTGATGATACATTGCTGCTTTCCTATGCGCTGGACGCGGGCAAGCATGGCCATGGTATGGATGAGCTTTCCGAGCTTTGGCTGGGCCACAAGCCGATTTCTTTCAAGGAAGTGGCGGGCAGTGGCAAGAGCCAGATCACCTTTGACAAGGTGGATCTGGAAAAGGCCACCCCTTATGCGGCTGAGGATGCCGACGTCACCCTGCGCCTCTGGATGATCCTCAAGCCGCGCCTTGCTGCCGATGGCATGACGGGAGTCTATGAACGGCTCGAACGCCCCTTGCTGCCTGTCTTGCGTCGCATGGAAAAGCGCGGCGTTTCGGTGGATCGCCAGATTTTGTCCCATCTGTCGGGCACTTTCGCGCAAGGCATGGCTGGATTGGAAGAAGAAATCCACGCGCTGGCCGGTTCTCCCTTCAATATCGGGAGTCCCAAGCAGCTGGGCGATATTCTCTTTGGCGAAATGGGCCTGCCCGGCGGCAAAAAGACCAAGACCGGCGCCTGGTCCACTTCGGCCAGCGTGCTCGATGATCTTGCCGCCGAAGGCCATGAGCTGCCCAGAAAGGTGGTGGAATGGCGCCAGCTTTCCAAGCTCAAGAGCACCTATACCGACGCGCTGCCTCATTTCATCAACCCCGAGACCAAGCGTGTCCACACCTCCTATTCACTGGCAGCGACCAGCACGGGGCGCTTGGCTTCGTCTGATCCGAACCTGCAGAATATTCCGGTGCGCACCGAAGCGGGGCGCAAGATCCGCACAGCCTTCGTGGCTGAATCTGGCAACAAGCTGATCTCGGCTGACTATAGCCAGATCGAACTGCGCGTGCTGGCCCACATGGCCGACATTCCGCAGTTGAAGAAAGCCTTCGAAGAGGGCCTCGACATTCACGCCATGACGGCATCTGAAATGTTCCATGTGCCACTCGACGAGATGGACGCCGCCACCCGTCGCCGTGCCAAGGCCATCAATTTCGGTATCATCTATGGCATCTCCGCCTTCGGGCTGGCCAACCAGCTCAGCATCTCCCGCGGCGAGGCCAAGACCTATATCGATACCTATTTCGAGCGCTTCCCCGGCATCCGCGACTATATGGAGGCGACCAAAAAGGCCGCGCGCGAGCAGGGCTATGTGGAGACCATTTTCGGGCGTAAGATTCATTATCCGGAAATCAATTCCAAGAATCCCAACATGCGGAATTTTCAGGAGCGCGCCGCCATCAACGCCCCCATTCAGGGCTCGGCGGCCGACATCCTGCGCCGCGCCATGGTCCGCATGGAAGATGCTCTGAGTGATGCCTCTCTCTCGGCGCGCATGCTACTGCAAGTCCATGACGAATTGATCTTCGAAGTGCCGGAAGGCGAGGTTGATGACACCATCAAGGTTGTCCGCACCATCATGGAAAACGCCCCGATGCCCGCCCTACAGCTGAGCGTGCCGCTGAAGGTAGACGCTGAAGCGGCCGACAACTGGGACGAAGCGCATTGA